From Bacillota bacterium, one genomic window encodes:
- a CDS encoding ABC transporter ATP-binding protein, with translation MAECIIELKNVSKTYDGTEALKNISLKIYRNEFVTLLGPSGCGKTTTLRIIGGFEQPDSGDVTFNGTNINNLPPYKRRVNTVFQRYALFPHMNVYENIAFGLRIKKMDEDTISTKVKRMLKLVNLSGFEERKIDSLSGGQQQRIAIARALVNEPEVLLLDEPLGALDLKLRQGMQIELKNMQQALGITFIYVTHDQEEALTMSDTIVVMSEGRIQQIGTPTDIYNEPKNAFVADFIGESNIIDGVMIRDRLVTFADETFECVDSGFGEDTPVDVVVRPEDIKIVAEDAGMLKGEVRSVTFKGVHWEMMVETPDYVWMIHNTEMQPVGSRVGLVIDPIDIHIMHKESDG, from the coding sequence GTGGCAGAATGCATTATTGAATTAAAGAATGTATCCAAGACATATGACGGAACTGAAGCACTTAAAAATATAAGTTTAAAAATATATCGCAATGAGTTTGTAACGCTGCTTGGTCCCAGCGGCTGCGGCAAAACCACGACGTTGAGGATTATCGGTGGATTTGAGCAGCCTGATTCCGGCGACGTTACATTCAATGGCACCAATATTAATAATCTCCCTCCGTATAAAAGGCGAGTGAATACTGTATTTCAGCGCTACGCGCTCTTTCCGCACATGAATGTTTATGAGAATATCGCCTTCGGGCTTCGAATTAAAAAAATGGATGAAGATACAATCAGCACCAAAGTTAAGCGCATGCTTAAGCTTGTCAACTTGTCAGGTTTTGAAGAGAGAAAAATAGATTCCTTAAGCGGCGGACAGCAGCAGCGGATCGCAATTGCCCGCGCTTTAGTCAACGAACCGGAAGTACTTCTCTTAGACGAACCATTAGGTGCCCTTGATTTAAAGCTGCGCCAAGGCATGCAGATTGAGCTTAAGAACATGCAGCAGGCTCTGGGGATCACCTTTATCTATGTAACTCATGATCAAGAGGAAGCGCTGACCATGTCAGATACAATTGTAGTAATGAGCGAAGGCAGGATTCAGCAGATCGGCACTCCCACTGATATTTACAATGAACCCAAAAATGCATTTGTTGCAGACTTTATCGGGGAGAGCAACATTATCGATGGCGTTATGATCCGCGATCGGCTGGTTACATTTGCAGATGAGACTTTTGAGTGTGTTGACAGCGGTTTTGGTGAGGACACTCCAGTTGATGTGGTTGTGCGTCCGGAAGATATTAAAATTGTGGCCGAAGATGCGGGCATGCTGAAGGGTGAAGTCCGCTCGGTAACCTTTAAAGGTGTGCATTGGGAAATGATGGTAGAAACACCCGACTATGTGTGGATGATTCATAACACCGAAATGCAGCCGGTAGGAAGCAGAGTTGGGCTTGTGATTGATCCGATTGATATCCATATTATGCACAAGGAGAGTGATGGCTGA
- a CDS encoding cupin domain-containing protein, with amino-acid sequence MKIGEKIKRLRILNGLTQEELADRCELTKGFISQVERDLTSPSIATLVDILESLGTNLRDFFNDRIQEKIVFKTDDQFTKEDTELLHRIDWIVPNAQKNMMEPILVTLEPGGSTSPQDPHEGEEFGYVLKGHIYIHLGKQKHKASAAECFYFEPNVVHYLTNAGKSKAKVLWVSTPPSF; translated from the coding sequence ATGAAAATCGGTGAAAAAATTAAGCGATTGCGGATCCTTAATGGTCTAACTCAAGAAGAATTAGCTGATAGATGTGAGCTTACCAAGGGATTTATTTCTCAGGTTGAACGTGATTTAACTTCACCTTCGATTGCTACTTTAGTGGATATCCTTGAGAGTCTCGGAACTAATTTGAGAGACTTTTTTAATGACCGGATCCAAGAGAAAATAGTTTTTAAAACCGATGATCAATTTACCAAAGAAGATACTGAGCTGCTGCACCGCATTGATTGGATTGTTCCTAATGCCCAGAAGAATATGATGGAGCCGATTTTAGTAACTTTGGAGCCTGGAGGCAGTACAAGCCCACAGGATCCTCATGAAGGGGAAGAGTTCGGCTATGTTCTGAAAGGGCACATCTATATCCATCTTGGTAAACAAAAGCACAAGGCCTCTGCAGCGGAGTGTTTTTATTTTGAACCGAATGTAGTTCACTATCTAACAAACGCAGGAAAATCAAAAGCGAAGGTGCTGTGGGTGTCAACCCCGCCAAGCTTTTAG
- a CDS encoding diguanylate cyclase, whose product MSILIVDDSNFILRFVEHNLRAAGYEGIYTVTSGEQVFSFLNNNENYKHIDLILMDVFMTGTDGISVCKALKHNPRFSSIPVMIMTADAREEILQESFAAGADDYITKPIRKTELLARVAAAIKLKREMDKVKERERELLEVKHKLELANLELARLVSLDGLTGIPNRRSFDQTLVAEWQRAYEEDTWLGLIMIDIDHFKQFNDTYGHPAGDSCLQLIAFTIRQTLKGSLDFAARYGGEEFAVILPATNLEVTTEVAEKIRAQIQALSIPHKSTALPHGVITISLGTAAMKPREVGPTAWAMLVQAADCALYKAKNSGRNSVRKAQ is encoded by the coding sequence GTGAGCATTTTGATTGTTGACGATTCCAACTTCATTCTTCGTTTCGTTGAACATAATCTGCGGGCTGCTGGGTATGAAGGCATTTATACTGTTACCAGCGGTGAGCAGGTCTTTTCCTTCCTTAACAATAATGAGAATTACAAGCATATAGATCTGATCCTGATGGATGTTTTTATGACAGGAACAGATGGAATATCAGTCTGCAAAGCTCTAAAGCACAACCCACGCTTTAGTTCGATCCCGGTTATGATTATGACCGCCGATGCGCGGGAAGAAATTCTGCAGGAGTCTTTTGCAGCCGGAGCAGATGATTATATTACAAAACCGATTCGCAAAACAGAACTCCTGGCTCGAGTAGCAGCTGCCATTAAACTTAAGCGGGAAATGGATAAAGTAAAAGAGCGGGAGCGGGAACTGTTAGAAGTTAAGCACAAGTTGGAGCTTGCTAATTTGGAACTCGCCCGACTAGTTTCGCTGGACGGCCTTACCGGAATCCCCAACCGCCGCTCGTTCGATCAAACTCTGGTAGCTGAGTGGCAGCGGGCTTACGAAGAAGATACCTGGCTGGGCTTAATCATGATCGACATCGACCATTTTAAGCAGTTTAATGACACCTATGGCCACCCGGCTGGTGACTCCTGTCTGCAGCTGATCGCTTTTACTATCAGACAGACACTGAAAGGCTCCCTTGACTTCGCAGCTCGCTACGGCGGTGAAGAATTTGCGGTGATTCTGCCTGCTACCAACTTAGAGGTAACAACTGAAGTAGCCGAAAAAATCCGAGCGCAGATTCAGGCGCTATCCATACCCCATAAATCGACAGCTCTGCCCCATGGAGTAATCACCATCAGTCTCGGTACGGCAGCAATGAAACCGCGCGAAGTTGGGCCTACGGCTTGGGCGATGCTGGTTCAAGCTGCTGATTGCGCATTATATAAAGCGAAAAACAGCGGACGCAACTCCGTCCGAAAAGCACAGTGA
- a CDS encoding MBL fold metallo-hydrolase, translated as MVKIHFLGTCAGTEPQPGRRHSSLVLEYDGRLFWFDAGESCAYTAHLMGLDLLNTEAVFISHPHMDHIGGLPHLIWTVKKLETRTKLDAVHRIELHLPAVEIWQGIEKMLFLKGRRLHDGISFTVKQIKDGVVYEQGGLKVTAFHNHHITRSEAGEPWLSFSFLIELEGKRIIYSGDFKTMADLDPLFEVGPVDLLIVETGHHTVENICAYLVNNNIKTARIGFTHHGRAILANPEQELKKAKAIFGDQVFFAEDKMTVTP; from the coding sequence GTGGTTAAAATTCATTTTTTGGGGACATGCGCCGGCACCGAACCGCAGCCGGGGAGAAGGCATTCCTCATTAGTGCTTGAATACGATGGCAGATTGTTCTGGTTTGATGCGGGTGAAAGCTGCGCCTACACGGCGCATCTGATGGGCCTTGATCTGCTGAATACGGAAGCAGTGTTTATTTCCCATCCCCATATGGATCACATTGGCGGACTGCCTCACTTGATCTGGACTGTAAAAAAGTTGGAGACAAGAACGAAGTTAGATGCAGTGCACAGGATCGAGCTCCATCTTCCGGCTGTAGAGATCTGGCAGGGTATTGAGAAAATGCTGTTTCTTAAAGGAAGAAGGCTGCATGACGGAATCAGCTTTACAGTTAAGCAGATCAAAGACGGTGTTGTGTATGAACAAGGGGGTTTAAAGGTTACGGCGTTTCATAATCACCACATCACCCGCTCAGAAGCAGGCGAGCCCTGGCTGTCATTTTCATTCTTGATCGAGCTGGAAGGAAAGCGCATTATCTATTCCGGTGATTTTAAGACTATGGCTGATTTAGATCCACTGTTTGAGGTGGGACCGGTTGATCTGCTGATAGTAGAAACAGGCCATCATACAGTTGAAAATATCTGTGCTTATCTGGTTAATAACAATATAAAAACTGCCAGGATTGGCTTTACTCACCACGGCCGGGCGATTTTAGCTAATCCTGAGCAGGAGTTAAAGAAAGCCAAGGCAATCTTTGGTGATCAAGTATTTTTCGCAGAAGATAAAATGACAGTGACCCCGTAA
- a CDS encoding M28 family peptidase produces the protein METAHENRNIALIILAVMITLTALGLAAVRPPAAVGIDAPPTEFASGRAVQHLERIAAASSPIGTERHKHVQQYLIAQLEELGLEPQIQAVNVYNPSWRNAGFVENIAVKILGTNSTKAVLLIAHYDTLDQVPGASNPKSGVAAILEVLRILQQEEQLQNDLIVLFADGGETGLLGATAFLGHHPWAEDVGLVINPAARGTSGPVMMTDSTRDNSWTIPEFAEAVARPLANSFNNEINRWLVSDTDFVVFKYAGIPGFQLMYGETERHYQTALDNLDNLDERSLQHLGSYIYQLVKHFGNIEIEVEESNVAANYVYFDLFGRLFIRYPIGWVAHTLTFAIILFGFTCWYAVKREKAEAKGIALGVVLMLGAVLISAVITTVLGGFVTPNHDFYQYIPPTQGLLYFTALAAVTALNFFVFYTWALNKYRLMDLYLGALGLWLLVTMLASLLLPGASYAFVWPLIFNLAAALVVVFRKQLSWVTRIILLVISALPVLLLWPNLLKNLYFSIGYGLLGLLIFFVVLLLGTLLPQWEKIMKWQKLVLPIIAAAAAAVCFGIVIANSGVSADNPKMDTLFYFVDLDRERAYWVSLDAEPDEFTEQVFGSEYIESDLGEFIPYEDMPTISRLAVLDESLSSEPFTLELVSDTANEEKRELTINIKTDETVNNIIIFIEPELVTDTVVLNGETEVEWNSYWPVLRCYNLNEEGVTLAVPTVVGQPFVVKILAQTLGMPEIGLKSRPEHIIPAPTAITDSTFISKSFQF, from the coding sequence ATGGAAACCGCGCATGAAAACCGCAATATTGCCCTAATCATTCTTGCTGTGATGATAACACTTACCGCATTGGGTCTTGCTGCTGTAAGGCCGCCCGCCGCAGTTGGCATTGATGCTCCACCAACGGAGTTTGCTTCAGGACGAGCAGTTCAGCATTTAGAGCGGATAGCAGCTGCATCCTCTCCCATAGGCACTGAACGCCACAAGCATGTTCAGCAGTATTTAATCGCTCAGCTTGAAGAACTGGGGCTTGAACCTCAGATCCAGGCTGTAAATGTTTACAATCCCAGCTGGCGCAACGCCGGTTTTGTTGAAAATATTGCTGTCAAAATTCTCGGCACTAACAGCACCAAAGCGGTACTGCTGATTGCCCACTATGATACCCTCGATCAGGTGCCGGGGGCAAGCAATCCCAAGTCCGGAGTGGCAGCTATATTAGAGGTGCTCCGTATACTGCAGCAGGAGGAGCAGCTGCAGAACGATCTAATTGTTCTATTTGCCGATGGAGGCGAAACAGGACTTTTAGGTGCGACTGCCTTTTTGGGACACCACCCCTGGGCTGAAGACGTTGGTTTAGTTATTAACCCTGCTGCTCGCGGTACCAGCGGCCCGGTGATGATGACCGATTCAACCAGGGATAACAGCTGGACGATACCGGAATTTGCAGAAGCCGTAGCTCGCCCACTGGCCAACTCTTTTAATAATGAGATTAATCGATGGCTGGTCAGTGATACTGACTTTGTTGTTTTTAAATATGCGGGCATACCTGGTTTTCAGCTGATGTATGGTGAAACAGAAAGGCATTATCAGACAGCCCTTGACAACCTTGACAATCTTGATGAACGCAGTCTGCAGCACCTAGGCAGCTATATTTATCAGCTGGTGAAGCATTTTGGTAATATCGAAATAGAAGTCGAAGAATCTAATGTCGCCGCGAATTATGTTTATTTTGATCTGTTCGGCAGATTGTTCATTCGCTATCCAATCGGTTGGGTGGCTCATACCTTGACTTTTGCAATTATTTTATTTGGATTTACCTGCTGGTATGCGGTTAAAAGAGAGAAAGCGGAAGCTAAAGGGATTGCTCTTGGTGTTGTTCTGATGCTGGGAGCAGTTCTGATCAGCGCGGTGATTACTACTGTGCTGGGCGGTTTTGTCACACCAAATCATGATTTTTATCAGTATATACCGCCTACCCAAGGTCTCCTGTATTTTACCGCGTTAGCCGCAGTAACTGCCCTGAACTTCTTCGTGTTTTACACCTGGGCATTGAATAAGTACAGGCTGATGGATTTGTATCTGGGGGCTTTGGGGCTGTGGCTCTTGGTAACTATGCTGGCCTCGCTACTGCTGCCGGGAGCAAGTTACGCCTTTGTTTGGCCGCTGATCTTTAATCTAGCCGCAGCTCTCGTTGTTGTTTTCCGGAAACAGCTGTCCTGGGTGACGCGCATAATCCTGCTTGTGATCAGCGCACTGCCGGTGCTGCTGCTGTGGCCGAATCTGCTGAAGAACCTTTATTTTTCAATCGGTTACGGTTTGCTTGGCCTTTTGATTTTTTTCGTAGTGCTGCTGTTGGGCACTCTGCTGCCGCAGTGGGAGAAAATCATGAAGTGGCAGAAACTGGTGCTGCCGATTATTGCCGCGGCTGCAGCGGCGGTTTGCTTTGGGATTGTTATCGCAAACTCTGGCGTGAGCGCAGACAATCCCAAGATGGATACTCTGTTTTATTTTGTAGATTTGGATCGGGAACGGGCCTATTGGGTCAGCTTGGATGCTGAACCCGATGAATTTACAGAGCAGGTTTTTGGCAGCGAGTATATCGAGTCGGATCTGGGAGAGTTCATTCCTTATGAAGATATGCCGACCATCAGCAGGTTGGCTGTGCTGGATGAAAGCTTAAGCAGTGAGCCTTTTACGCTTGAGCTTGTCAGTGATACCGCGAATGAGGAAAAGCGGGAACTAACCATTAACATCAAGACAGATGAGACCGTTAATAACATTATTATCTTCATTGAACCGGAGCTGGTGACTGATACTGTTGTCCTTAATGGTGAGACTGAGGTGGAGTGGAACTCTTATTGGCCAGTGCTCCGCTGTTATAACCTGAACGAAGAGGGAGTTACATTAGCTGTACCGACGGTGGTTGGCCAGCCGTTTGTGGTTAAGATTCTAGCCCAGACGCTAGGTATGCCGGAAATAGGACTTAAATCCCGTCCAGAACATATTATCCCGGCGCCTACTGCGATTACAGACAGCACATTTATCTCAAAAAGCTTTCAGTTTTAG
- a CDS encoding site-specific DNA-methyltransferase, with product MKPERLELVWPGKKEAVLAAASAPKKVLYPVVDESVNWEQTENLYIEGDNLDALKLLLPEFANRIKLVYIDPPYNTGNKELLYHDERLRSEWLSFIYPRLILLQRLMADDGVIFISIDDHEVGHLRCLCDEIFGSSNFIAQIVWERAYAPVSLKKHFSPNHEYVVAYAKHRERLVCSGLERTEASNQRYQNPDNDPRGPWQSDNMTVGPAVLEKCYPIITPSGRTVYPPHGRCWLFTKERFMEMAADNRIWFGKNGDGVPRLKRFLAEVQNRLTPKTIWSYTEVGHSQQAKRELKELFGGLACFDYPKPVGLIIRILKLYTQVDSLVLDCFSGSATTAHAVMALNAEDGGKRRYIMVQIPEPVGEDSPAYQGGFNDICEIGRARIKRAAVQIKNETGADIDYGFRVLRIKDLNS from the coding sequence ATGAAGCCGGAGCGGTTAGAGCTGGTGTGGCCTGGAAAAAAAGAGGCGGTTTTAGCTGCAGCTTCTGCGCCTAAAAAAGTGCTGTATCCGGTTGTTGACGAAAGTGTTAATTGGGAGCAAACCGAAAATCTTTATATCGAAGGGGACAATCTTGACGCCCTGAAGCTCCTGCTCCCGGAGTTTGCGAACCGGATTAAGCTGGTTTATATTGATCCGCCTTACAATACTGGTAATAAAGAACTGCTCTATCATGATGAAAGACTCCGGAGTGAGTGGCTGAGTTTTATTTATCCGAGGCTGATCCTGCTTCAGCGGCTTATGGCAGATGATGGCGTGATTTTTATCAGCATTGATGATCATGAGGTCGGACATCTGCGCTGCCTCTGCGATGAGATATTCGGAAGCTCCAACTTTATCGCCCAAATTGTCTGGGAGCGCGCTTATGCTCCGGTCAGTTTAAAAAAGCATTTCTCCCCAAACCACGAGTATGTTGTTGCGTACGCAAAGCATCGGGAACGGTTAGTATGCAGCGGTCTTGAACGGACGGAAGCAAGCAATCAGCGCTATCAAAATCCTGATAATGATCCCCGCGGACCGTGGCAGAGTGATAATATGACGGTGGGGCCAGCCGTTCTCGAAAAATGCTACCCGATAATTACACCGAGCGGCAGAACTGTTTATCCGCCCCATGGGCGCTGCTGGCTGTTTACCAAGGAGCGCTTTATGGAGATGGCTGCTGATAATAGGATTTGGTTTGGGAAGAATGGGGATGGTGTACCGCGTTTAAAGCGCTTTCTGGCTGAGGTGCAGAACCGGCTTACTCCAAAAACAATCTGGAGCTACACCGAAGTCGGCCACTCTCAGCAGGCAAAGCGAGAACTTAAAGAGCTGTTTGGTGGTCTGGCCTGCTTTGATTATCCTAAACCGGTAGGTTTGATTATCCGCATCCTCAAGCTGTACACCCAGGTGGATTCACTGGTTTTAGACTGCTTTTCCGGCTCTGCGACTACTGCTCACGCGGTTATGGCCCTCAATGCAGAGGATGGTGGTAAGCGCCGCTATATTATGGTGCAGATCCCAGAACCAGTTGGTGAAGATTCTCCGGCTTATCAAGGGGGTTTTAACGATATCTGCGAGATCGGCAGGGCCAGGATTAAAAGGGCGGCAGTGCAGATCAAAAACGAGACCGGTGCAGATATAGATTATGGTTTTAGAGTACTGCGTATCAAAGATCTTAATTCGTAA
- a CDS encoding methyl-accepting chemotaxis protein, producing the protein MFKSLHTKLILIFLIIGLAPAVIINTASYFHITSREQAVIQRDSLAVLDAISNNIDIFFQEHTERLEQLALDQSINLPVSILFNTEPNSNLWRTSSTTLMSSINRVLSDYQKMYQDMFVTSREHFVFNHQAVLMEDSAPADFITSALESGTLTWSPWIWADKLETYLIYAAAPILNPQGQAIGTLGAAVSQEQLLPLLKNFINPSDLHYETYLINQEGRLYSDVSSEDYSAFINVLDTDIAAEAASLIADANYDQTVVLEYESYHGNPVFGSAKLIDLGSEQVVLVVETDKDAALASVRNTQNLLFIIIAAAAVVIAAVSYIFSRSITRPIAQLADFSELAASGDLTIEIQTDRQDEIGKLMNAFNQMTNNLREMIAAVTEAVHNASSASQELSAASEQNSATIEQIVTTVNNYAQVTKDVHSITQRMAFQAQNVEQLSQKGHHQMAASDQMMREILAASKASQLKIAQLEQAVNQISQVVNIISEIADQTNLLALNAAIEAARAGAQGRGFAVVADEVRVLAEETQSSIGTIQEYIRKLRADTSETVEVINSNNEKIEDGAESLQQTQEDFNLITASISDTVKLINDVNSSSNKIEAGMAELAASSEEQAASMGQIALNAETVAKMAAELSQLISRFKL; encoded by the coding sequence ATGTTTAAAAGCCTGCATACTAAACTAATACTCATCTTTCTCATCATCGGATTAGCTCCTGCAGTAATTATCAACACCGCGAGTTACTTTCACATCACTTCCAGAGAACAAGCCGTAATCCAGCGAGACTCTCTGGCTGTACTTGATGCGATTAGTAATAATATTGACATATTTTTCCAGGAACATACGGAGCGGTTAGAACAGCTGGCTCTCGACCAGAGCATTAATCTTCCGGTATCTATCCTATTTAATACTGAACCTAACTCTAACCTCTGGCGCACCAGCTCCACAACTCTGATGAGTTCGATCAATCGTGTTCTAAGCGACTATCAAAAAATGTATCAGGATATGTTTGTTACCAGCAGAGAGCACTTTGTATTCAATCATCAGGCAGTGCTAATGGAAGATAGTGCTCCAGCCGATTTTATTACCTCCGCTTTAGAATCTGGAACCCTCACCTGGTCCCCATGGATTTGGGCAGACAAACTGGAGACCTATCTCATCTACGCAGCTGCCCCCATTCTCAACCCCCAGGGACAAGCTATCGGCACCCTTGGAGCGGCAGTATCACAGGAGCAGCTTCTGCCGCTGCTTAAAAACTTCATCAATCCAAGTGACCTCCACTACGAAACCTATTTGATCAATCAGGAGGGCAGGCTCTACAGCGATGTTTCCAGCGAGGACTACTCTGCTTTCATCAACGTGCTCGATACTGACATAGCTGCAGAAGCAGCATCCCTGATCGCAGACGCAAACTATGATCAAACAGTTGTATTAGAATACGAAAGCTACCATGGAAACCCGGTTTTTGGCAGTGCTAAATTAATTGATTTAGGTTCAGAACAGGTAGTTCTGGTAGTAGAAACAGATAAAGATGCGGCGCTGGCTTCGGTGCGGAATACCCAGAATCTGCTGTTCATTATTATCGCTGCGGCTGCCGTGGTAATTGCGGCTGTAAGCTATATCTTTTCACGCAGTATCACTCGACCTATTGCCCAGCTGGCTGATTTCAGCGAGCTGGCTGCTTCAGGGGATCTTACCATTGAGATCCAAACAGACCGTCAGGATGAGATCGGCAAGCTGATGAACGCCTTTAATCAAATGACAAATAATCTGCGCGAAATGATCGCTGCGGTTACGGAGGCGGTCCACAATGCTTCATCAGCAAGCCAAGAGCTTTCGGCAGCATCCGAGCAGAATTCTGCCACGATTGAGCAGATTGTTACAACCGTCAACAATTACGCCCAAGTTACCAAAGACGTTCACAGCATTACTCAGCGCATGGCATTTCAGGCTCAAAACGTCGAACAGCTTTCCCAAAAAGGGCATCACCAAATGGCAGCTTCAGATCAGATGATGCGGGAAATCCTCGCCGCATCAAAAGCATCGCAGCTGAAAATTGCTCAATTAGAGCAGGCTGTTAACCAGATCAGTCAAGTGGTTAATATTATCTCGGAGATAGCCGATCAAACAAACCTGTTGGCCTTAAACGCTGCTATTGAAGCAGCCCGGGCAGGCGCCCAAGGAAGAGGCTTTGCCGTGGTTGCCGATGAGGTCAGAGTTCTTGCGGAAGAAACCCAATCCTCAATCGGAACGATCCAAGAATATATCCGGAAACTGCGCGCTGATACCAGCGAAACAGTAGAAGTGATCAACAGTAACAATGAAAAAATCGAAGATGGCGCCGAGAGTCTCCAGCAGACACAAGAGGATTTCAACCTGATTACAGCCAGCATTAGTGATACTGTTAAGTTAATCAATGATGTAAATTCATCCAGCAATAAGATTGAAGCGGGAATGGCTGAGCTGGCCGCTTCTTCCGAAGAACAGGCAGCCTCAATGGGCCAAATCGCTTTGAACGCAGAGACTGTAGCCAAAATGGCTGCCGAGTTATCGCAGTTAATCAGTCGCTTCAAATTATAA
- a CDS encoding ATP-binding cassette domain-containing protein, with product MLQMPEDVILQVNNLKKYFPIETGFLLKRVTGHVKAVDGVDFSVKKGKTLGLVGESGCGKTTTARTVIRAYEPTSGQILFRSKEGVVDMSQLDKHQLKQVRRDMQMIFQDPYSSLNPRMPVLDIISEPMKAHGVPKSEREDRVAELLRLVGLRPEYMRRFPHSFSGGQRQRIGVARALALNPSLILADEPVSALDVSVQAQVMNLLLDLQEQMGLTFLFISHDLSVVRYLCDQVAVMYLGKIVELADVDRLYENPTHPYTSTLLGAVPDANPRAVWRPQQVVKGEVGKVTVESKGCAFAPRCPYARDICLEQQPDLVSVDPNNPDAQKSACLFAQELSLPGVG from the coding sequence ATGCTGCAAATGCCTGAGGATGTAATTCTGCAGGTTAATAACCTCAAGAAGTACTTTCCAATTGAAACCGGATTTTTATTGAAGCGGGTGACTGGACATGTCAAGGCAGTAGACGGGGTCGATTTCAGCGTTAAGAAAGGTAAAACCCTGGGTCTTGTGGGAGAATCAGGTTGCGGTAAAACTACCACTGCCAGAACTGTTATCAGAGCCTATGAACCGACTTCGGGACAGATTTTGTTCCGATCCAAAGAGGGCGTAGTTGATATGTCTCAACTTGATAAGCATCAGTTAAAGCAGGTGCGGCGGGATATGCAGATGATTTTCCAAGATCCCTATTCGTCCCTAAATCCGCGGATGCCTGTGCTGGATATTATTTCCGAACCAATGAAAGCTCACGGCGTACCGAAAAGCGAGCGGGAAGATCGCGTAGCTGAACTGCTCCGCTTAGTAGGCCTGCGGCCAGAGTACATGCGGCGTTTCCCCCACTCCTTCAGCGGGGGGCAGCGGCAGAGAATTGGTGTAGCTCGGGCTTTGGCTCTAAATCCATCTTTGATTTTAGCCGATGAGCCCGTCTCAGCACTGGACGTTTCGGTTCAGGCTCAGGTCATGAACTTGCTTCTTGATCTGCAGGAGCAGATGGGTTTGACATTCTTGTTTATCAGTCATGATTTAAGTGTTGTTCGCTATCTCTGCGATCAAGTGGCCGTAATGTATCTGGGCAAAATCGTGGAATTGGCGGATGTGGATCGCCTCTATGAAAACCCGACACATCCGTATACCAGCACGCTGCTGGGCGCTGTACCTGATGCTAACCCTCGGGCCGTTTGGCGGCCGCAGCAGGTGGTAAAGGGGGAAGTGGGCAAGGTGACAGTGGAATCAAAAGGCTGCGCATTTGCGCCGAGGTGTCCATATGCTAGGGATATCTGCCTCGAGCAGCAGCCTGATTTGGTATCTGTTGATCCGAACAATCCAGATGCGCAGAAATCAGCTTGTCTGTTTGCACAAGAGCTGTCACTACCCGGTGTTGGCTGA